Genomic window (Pristiophorus japonicus isolate sPriJap1 chromosome 9, sPriJap1.hap1, whole genome shotgun sequence):
atcattaatatagattataaatagttgagaacccagcaccgatccctgcggcaccccactagtcactgtttgccaaccagaaaatgactcatttatcccgactctctgttttctgttagttagccaatcctctatccatgctaatatattacccccaaccccatgaacttttatcttgtgcagtaacctcttatgtggcaccttatcgaatgcctttacgaaatccaaatacacatccactggttcccccttatccactctgcaaattacatcctcaaagaactccagcaaatttatcaaacatgatttccctttcataaaaccatgttggctctgcttgattgaatcatgcttttccaaatgtcctgctattgcttccttaataatggactccagcattttcccaacgacagatgttaggctaactggtctatagttttctgctttttgtctgcctccttttttaaataggggcattacatttgcgattttcagatccgctgggaccatcccagaatccagggaattttggtagattacaaccaatgcatccactatctctgctgctacttctgttaagacccttgaatgcaagccatcagatccagggaacttgtccatttttagtcccattattttacctagtactatttcattagtgatagtgatagtattaagtttctccctccctatagctccttgattatccacaattgggatgtttttagtgacttctactgtgaagaccgatacaaaatatttgttcaacgtctctgccattttccatGTTTATGTTGTTATTTATGCAATGCTCTCCCTTAATTTTTTTCGTGCATGCTCTCTTTAAATTTACGTGCGCAGTATCTCTTCTAGTggcaggagctggtgagcggcctgcgcgggatctCGCGATTGCTGTGCGGCGCACACCTTCGGGGAAAACATTGATGTGCTGCCCTCCTCAACagatcaccaaaacttgttaagtggcattccagcccaaataattgcccacccctgcttTAAGTGGTTATGATTGTTGTAAATTTGCTCATGGACAAAAACGTTGTGTTCAGCAAACCGCAGTAACAAATAAAAATTCGAGGGAATACTGCATACAAGATAATAAATCGTATGGAAAACCGTTCATCCAAAATACAATTTTAAACAGGAGGAGTCGGACAAGAGACACAAGATGAAAATGCTAAAAGATCAGTTTAGGACTGATCTCTGGACATTCTTCTTCAAGCAATGAGtgatcaatacaaaagcaaaatacctcgaacgctggaaatctgaaataaaaacagaaaatgctgggaatattcagcaggtcaggcagcatctgtggagagagaaacagagttaacattccaCGTCGTTGACCCTTTGTCGGTACTGGAAAAAGTTGAAGAagcaacagatttttaagcaagtgtaggggcagggaaagtgagCGAGTGATCAATACTGAGCAATGGATTTTCAAGAGTGGTGGGAATGAAAACCCTGgcatcatttgagaaacaattagatGCAGCAATGGGGGGGGGCGGGATTTCAGGGTTTACTTTCGGGGCAGATGAATGAAAACGGGCCGCAGGTTGTGACTTTGAGAGCGGAGGAGCTTGGGACGGACAGTGCTGGTTACACGATTGAAAGACTACAAGTCCCAGGCAGCACTGCGCGCGCCCCCTCGGCGAGCATGCGCAGTGACCTCCCCCCGCTCGCTCTGGAAGAGCCCGGGCGATTCTCCTCGCGCCGCATCGCGACCAGtgagagacacagggacagagtGAGCTAGTGCTCCGCTCCTCTCGCACTGTGCCGGCAGCGTGCAGccgctgctccaaaaaaaaaccccaaccaTGCTCCACACTAACCCAATCATTTGCCATTCTTAAAGTCTCTTTCATTATATTTTTTTTGTTAAACTGTTattgggagggaaggagggggaaaagaaaaaaaaaatgactaAAAACGCGGAAGGCTCGAGGGAGGACCTGTCTAAAATTGCGGACGAAGAGCTGATGAAGTGGAGCAAGGAGGAGCTGGTGAGGAGACTCCGGAGATCCGACGCCGAGAAGATGACGGTCATGATCGATCACAGCAACCTGATCAAAGAAGTGAACCGGCGGCTGCAGGTGCACCTGACCGAGATCCGGGGGCTGAAAGACGTGAACCAGAAACTGCAGGAGGACAACCAGGAGCTGCGGGACCTCTGCTGCTTCCTGGACGACGACCGGCAGAAAGGGAAGAAGGTGTCCCGGGAGTGGCAGCGGCTGGGCAGGTACACTGCGGGGGTGATGCGCAAAGAAGTTGCCTTGTATTTGCAAAAAACGAAGGAGCTGGAGGTGAAGCAGGACGAGGTGGTGAAGGAGAATCTGGAGCTGAAGGAGATGTGCCTGCTGCTGGACGAGGACAAGGGCGCCGGCAGCCGGTGCTCCATAGACAGTCAGTCCAGCCTGCTGCACCTGAGCGCCACAAGTGGTCTGAGGGACGTTGGCGACGGCAGCAGCACCTCCAGCACAGGTAGCACCGACAGCCCCGACCATCACAAACAGTTGGCGGGAGGGAGCCCCGAGCACCTGCAGAAACCCCGGGCTGCGAGCGGGGGCAGCCCCGAGCACCTGCAGAAACACCGGGGGGGCAGCCCCGAGCACCCCAAGCAAAGCCTGAGCACCGGCAGCCCCGAGCTTCTGCCCAAGCACATGGGCGGGAGCCCCGAGCACCTCCAGAAACACCTCAGCTCCAGCCCCGAGCACCCGAAGCACATGACGATTGGCACCCCGACTCCCGAGCatctgcagcagcagcagcagcaccgcGGCGGCAGCCCCGAGCGCCTCAAACAGCATTACGGAGGCAGCCCCGAGCATCTCAAACACCTGGGCGGCGGCGGCAGCAGGGAAGGAACTCTGCGGAGACCCTCGgcagcggcggcggcggcggcagcaGCAGCAGACGAGCTTTCGCCTCATCACAGAAGTGTATACAATGGGATGAATGGTGGGTTGGTAGACCTACTGAAACCACAGGTGTTTTTGCAGAGACTACAAGCACATAGCCACAATATCTGATTTTGCGTTTGGGCTTAATGCATTGATTTCAGTGCATTAATAGAATGCGTTGTCTGACCACATGCAGCAATAACGCGTGTGCTCAATAATGACATGAAACTTACTGATGCATGTTCGTTTGCTTATGCATCATACCTATCGTTTATGGTATTGTAATACCTacaaattgttaattttaaaattaGCCAGTAGACCAATTTGCAGGTCTTTAATTGTAGCACAAAAATTTATGCATGAAATCAATGCATTTATATTACAGTATATTAAAAACACTTCTTTAGACCAAAAATACAAAATGTTTTCAGACAATAACAAAACCCACAAAAGAGTAGCACCTTTTGTTTGTGAAGTTTCATAAGATTCCTATTTAAAATTCAGCTGCACAGGTTATTTAATGCACTCTTAATAAATTAAAACCATTTATTCTCCACCTAGAGGAATAATTTCCATTGCACGACAAACTGATGCCCCCCCTCGTGTGGCACAGTACACAAGTCTGACAGGCTTACATTGTGTAACTGTATCTTATGTACCCATTTGTCTGGTAAAATGCATATAAAATATTTTCCGTATCAACATATTGGATAAATAGTATTCAGCCTGTCTTCAGTAGGAATATATAAGTGGGACCCTAATTGTGGGATTTTTAGGCCTTTGGTGCTGTGTATATAATTAAAGTCCATTAGGATGAAAGACTTTATATTGCTTTTGTAATAATGAAAGCTACTTATTAGATTACTTGCAATTAGTTGAATTGCAGATCATTTAGGAAAAAATGATTTTATTCTTTGAAATGGTTTGTGCCTTTCTGCAAAAAGATATATAAAACAAACCCCATCATATTGACACAAATATCTGAGTTTCATATTTAAGCCTTATTCAATTGTACATATATAAAATAATTTAGTTGTAAATGCATTTTATAGACTTTGACTCAAGCTGGATTTTGTAGTTAACTGAAATTAAAAGGGGAAACCCCAAAATTTCAACAGTATCCAGCAATTTGGGtcaggcaaatgaaatttaatgaatGTACTTGCGTAGAATTAAGGCTCTAAAACAAGCTAGTCTGTCTATTTCATGCTGAATATTGTACTGCTTATTTTTTAAAAAGGTAATGCCCAGGTTTAATTGATATGTTTTTCATTTTGTTAATTAATCGAACATAAGGTATCCTAATTATCTGTAATTTTCCAGAACATTTATTTCTGTTACAGTTAATGTTTGTGCTTCTTGAGGGAAGGAATTAAAAGAACTGCAAAGTTTAATACCAGTGTACAATTGGAAGATCATGATCACAaaagagagtcagagaggtttGGGGGTCAAGCGTTTTTGAGTGCTCTAGTGGGCTAACTGGAATCACCGAGCCAATTTTGGCTTTAATTGAAATTCAGGTTGGTTTCAGGAGCCAAGCCATAGATTGTTGATTTGGTTCCAAACCATTAAAATCTGATGCCTGAAGCAGGATCTTAAGTGTTCTTGGATTTCTGTATGTCCGTGCTTAACATTGGATTGGGTAGCACACTCGGTATGAATATTGCCTCTCATTTCAGAGACCTGGGTCTGAATCCAGCCCAAACTCTCAGTGATAAGACTTTCAAGTGAAATAGATTTGCCAATTTTAGTTAATTCCCAAATAGGTGCGAGTCCAAAGCATAACATTTTCTGTATCTTAAAATTAATTTACCAATATTACTAAGCAAAGCTACAGTGGTGTGCTTGTCTGAGGTCAGGATTAAGGCATGTCGTTGGCACTATTGcagaatctttactctgtatttaatccaCACTATTGGTAATCTGTCTTGATGCTAATTCAGTGTGCAATAGCAAAAACATTTCAATTCCTTATTTAGCACAAAACAATTAAATTGTTTGCTCCAGTTATGGAAGTAGAATGCCCAGAATAAATCAAATTGGAATCAAACAGTGAATGCAATAATCAGTGAAAAGATTATGGAGTTAATTGTAATCCAAACTGTATCTGCGTTGCTGTAACAGTCCTTTATGCCCAATGCACAGATTAGTAAAGGGAGTGTTACTCAAGGCTGAGTGGCATGGGAATGTGGGATGCACTGGCCATTGTTCTAAAAGCTGTGGGATGACAGATCTAACCAAGAGGGCTTTTATGGCAAGATGCAAGTGGAACAGAATCCATATAGAGGACAGAGTTGGAAACTGCAGGCCAAGAGCCATATGTAATGGATGTCACTAGGACAGAGTTCTGGCTGGAAGAGTTCACAatgtagaatcatgcagcacagaaggaggccattccgcccattgagtctgtgccggccctttgtaagagctatccaattagtcccactcccctgctctttcaatgttttccttttcaagtattataTCCACTTCCTTTTTGGAtagttagtattgaatctgcttccaacaccctttcaggcagtgcattccagatcatcataactcgctgcgttaaaaaaaaaatctcctcatctcccctctgtgttaaagaaagacttgcatttatagttaGGTAGGGGCTCTGAATTTTTTAAATTGTGAGCCCAGATGCGGTAATCTGACTTCCAGGTCAATACTCCAACTTCATGGGGAGAGTAATATTACACATGCCCCCACTTATCTGACTGGTACCAGTCCCTGAAACCCACTGTGGGAATAAAGCTTGTAATTCAGTTGAGGAAAAGTACCTGCTATGTTCAGGAAAGAATTGTAAGCAGAGAAACATGACATGGTTTTTAATTTAGTTTCAAATTCTAGTAGTTTTGCCTTTGTTTCTGAACTTTAAAAATACATCGACTGTGAGAATCACAAATAATGGTGAAAAATGCACCTGCAAACATCCTGAAATGATTCCTATTTCAGGAATGAAACTGAGTTTACCATCTCCTGCTTACTGTTGCAAGTGATTGGACAGCATACAACTGCCAGGTCCGTTGGGTTTTATTGCTGTAATTTATGAAGCTGGATCCCCTTTCCACCTTGGCAAATTGATGGTTATTACCTTTAGAATGTCTAAGATTTTTAAACAGCGCAGGATAACAGATATTCTTATAGAAGCTGCTTATTCCTATTGCTTCAATGCTTCAATTTTGTGACCTTTGACATGGTGTTCTTCTCATAAATTACAGACAAACTTTGTTAATGCAAACTGATAGACAAACTTTTCATCCTATTGGCCTTGTTAATATAATCTCTAAGTGTACAAAGAGTAAAAGAGAGTAAATACGTCACATACCTTTCCAATTTTATTTCGGTTTGTTTTATTGAGGGAGATAATGGTTGAGTAAAAAAAGCACTGTGTACTTTTGTGAAAATAATAATTACTATCTACTCTGTGGCCTCCAAGTTAGGTAGAAGTGCAGGTACAGTAAATATTGAAGTGTGAGAGGAGCTGCTAACAGACATCCTGGTATGATATTGATAGATGGGTTCCATTTCAGAACTATTTGGCCTGTCTTCTTGAGTTTGTATTGATGAGTTTTGTCTGTATAAATGGTCAATGGTTGTCTAAATACTGTATCACACTGTTCAGTACAACAGAATCTCCAAAAATATATCTTGTCCAGTGTTAAATGTAAGTAAACGTCCTTATCTGATAATCAGCTCGGTGGTGTGTTGACTGCAGTTATTCTGATTAAATCTAATTTTCTGCATTCTCCTGGCCTTTAGTACTTTATCTAATTATTTTGCTTTTTCGTGACTTTTAAGTTCATTACATTGTTTTCTTTGACCATACCAAAGGTTTTAACTGAGGCCAAATCCTTCAGTAGTGAACTTTTTTTGCCCAGTTTCTTGTCCTTTAAAAGAAAGCATTGATTGTAGTAGGATTATGTTTCCATTGTTATCAGCCACGTGGCCATTCTGCATGTGTGAACCAATTGACAAGTTATTCTAACATGTGTGGCATCTTTGCTAAGTCTGAGTATGTTGTCACTTGAAGGCACATGCACTTTCCAGGAGGGGTCTCTACAGCATGATCAGGAGTGTGAACCTTGAGTTCATTATTTCTTCACTCTCCCTTAACCAGGAGCAGTGAGCCCAATTGTAGTGACACTACTGCCACCTGGTAGGAATAAGATAATAAAGCCTGGGGATTAAACCTGAAACCTTCTTGGTCTTGATGGCTCATTACCACATTGTGCAATGCATTAATCACTGAACCATCAGAGGAGGAGTGCCTTTTATCTGCTTTTTTAAAGTTACACTATTTATAGCAGTTATTATTTACATCGCCAAAATGCAGAAATGATCTTCCTTATCTATGTTACTTGGCCTGTTAGCCAGTGCCTGTTCTTAAGAACCTCTGAACTGGAATTCCCTCCTTTTTGGAAGTCATTGCTTTCTGACTGGGGCAtgatttcacaggcactggtttccTTCCAGTACCTTACCCAAGTGGGCTATTCATCATGTCTGAGCCTATACTGAGATAGACTATTTTATCGCGAGAGGGCATCACCAGTGAGCTCAAACCTAACATCCACACAGATGTACTTTTAGCAGGTGTGACTGGATAGTGACCAGGGCCAACAATCCTAGCTGATTTCCACCTCTAAtgtaggggtactgaggccaactctaGTACTCTTCTGACACCCTGATTAAAACCAGCTAACCTGATTGCACCTGGCTGGGAGGGTATGTTTAGTTACTCACTGGCTGAACTGAGAGATTGGAAGAGCGACCGGTTGTTTGTTTTAGTGTAGCTTCCTGTCAAAATCAAAAATTAGATTTGTCAAATTGAAAGTTGTACAGAGTGCTCGTGGAATTAGTTACCTTGAATAGTTTTTCATTTTCTTAATTGCAAAAACCTGGTGAAGGGCCAAGGTCCTTTATGCAGGACACTGCCAAGATTGAAAACAGTAAAAGAGATGACAAAGTACTTTAGAAAGTAGTGGTTAAGCCACTAAGCTTGGGCTTTGAAAACATTGACATTCAAGAGAAAGGAAAGTCCGAAGGAAGTAAGTAGTTACACAGTTTAAAGATTGTGGGAAAAACTGAATTAGCGTAGGATCTGTGCGATGGTCTCGATTTGCATAAAGCAAGGAGGAAGAGCATGTCGGGTGTTGTATTTACTGCTTAGAAGAAACAAAGGAGGATGGTTCAGAGTAACATTaactatacaggttgaacctcccttatccaaaacgctcgggacctggcctgttctggataagggatttttccggacgaggggcggtcacgttaaattggatggtacaagtactgagcaaagggatatcggggctggctgacttgggactgggagtgcggcagagagatcattggggaggaaggggggggggggggcggcgatggATCACAAGATCAAGTCAGCGATTGCAGgaatcggcagcaaggaaggacttcaatttgttcatgtcggagttctgtgcttgCGCTACCTGGTGGCCGgaaatggttctggataagggagttctggataagggaggttcaacctgtagtagtaTTGATAAATAGAAAGACACAAGAAAGGTCGCAATGAAGAGCAAAAGGCTGGGGGTTATATCGAGAGATGGATCCCTCTTCATGTGACTGGCTTAACTTGTTTCCTGTCTCGCAGTGTGAAAATCGTATTGGAAAATCTCCCCAGATATGACCAGAACATTCAAAGCTTGGATGGATTTGGGCTTTATAAAAGTTAATAGGTCAAATGAAAACAAGTACTTCTGGGAGCTTTAACAATAGAGAAAATGTTGGTGTTCTATTTGAGGTCAGAGAAGAAGATAGTTGAACAAGGACTAAGAGTGGAGCTAAAATAGTCCAAGGTGGTAGCCGTTAGACATGAAAGAGGAAAAAGCTGTGTCTTGATGAACTGAAGGAACAGCGAAAATGTTGTTTCTATCAAAGGGGATGCAGTAATTCAACCATTAGATTTCAGTTACGCACATTTAACTCTTTTAAACAAAAATGGTGTCTGGTACCACATCAAGCTGTCTAATAAATTGTACCCACCTTCCAGCATACAAATGATCAAGTAATTTAACAGAGTAGCAGTGGTCTTCAAACACAAACAGCTTTTGAATGAAAAAggagtaaaaaaaaaattgaaacttAAAAAAATAAAATCCATATTGAGGAAAAGCAAATTGATATACATTGCAGTACAACtaaaatttaaaattaacagtGGCATTCCTTTAAATTCGACAGGTTAGACCAAGAGATCATAAAAAAAAATCCACAATTTGTAATGATGATGATTGGATGTTCTGATATTTACTTTCATCTCTATTCATTAACATTAAGCAGTTTTTTTCATCTTTCCTCCAAAAGCTTTTTTTTATTGCATGAACTTTGTTGAATACTCCTCGACAGCTTTCATTTAATAGATGTTTGTGGCATTAACTGCAAGTGGTATGACCTGATGTAGAGCAAGAGGGAAAAATGGATGCACTGTTTAGATCATTCCTCATGAAAGGGACCATGAGGAGATGGAATAGAGTAGGGAACAAGTAAGGGGAAAAGTTTCCTCTTCCTGTATCTGAGCATTTTGAATTGCCTAGGTACAGCACATACAGGAAAATTGAGGTGGGGGAGGATCGCACACGCGTAAAGGAGCCCACCTAATCGTCCTCTATCTGTTGCACTCGAAGAGAAAAGTCGTCTTTGTTGGTAAAGTTGGATTCCAAGTTTTCCTCGAGTACTTGATTGAATGTTTATGGAGCTTCATGTACCTCCGAATTGAAGGCCTTCTGGTCCAGGAAAATTAGTCTGGGATGTAGTAGTTACTACATTTCTCACCTATATGTAACATCAAGGAAGACCATGCTGTACTGAATAAAATCAATACCAATGCAGTATGGTAATTATACTCTTGATGAGTCAATACTCGAGGTTGAAGTTCTTGTAATTCAATTCTTCACAAAATGTCGCATTGAAGACCAGTGGCGTTTGTTGACTACCACCCGCATGCTAATATGTAGGTTCATGTCTCCAGTTCGATGATTAATGTCAATATTCAGCAAAGTTTGCAAGATTACGACTCCAGTTGGATGTACAGTGTCAGTAATAATCAACATTTCAGTTGCAGTTTCTCATTTCTTTTCCTTGCTGCCTGCTGCCTGAAAGTTGCCGTGACAAAAGGTTGCTCCCTCTGCAGTTGGCACTTTTCCCATGACATGATCTTTCTAAAGTCCCTACTTCAAATAAGGCTGAATCCCAAGAAACTACTGGCATAGCCCTCAGTCTTAAGAAGGCTACCTCATTAACATTCTGAAAAACAATCAAGAAAATATCACATTTAAaatcaaatatatattttttaaaacctgtggtacatacatacataataaaaaataaaaaaaattgtaTTCATGGATGAGGATCACTCATAAACTGCTCATGATCAGTCAAATAAACATTTTCACAGCCCTGAATTTTGGGTCCACCATGACGGCGTACATCGTTGTAAGCCTTGTACAAggtcccgcaagttctgggtttcagcATTTGCAAAAACCCAGATAGTGCAATCTGTCAAGGTTCACCCTGACATCTATTGCACTGCCTCAAAATCACTTATAGCCCAACTATAGCCAGAAAATGCCCA
Coding sequences:
- the ccdc85a gene encoding coiled-coil domain-containing protein 85A; its protein translation is MTKNAEGSREDLSKIADEELMKWSKEELVRRLRRSDAEKMTVMIDHSNLIKEVNRRLQVHLTEIRGLKDVNQKLQEDNQELRDLCCFLDDDRQKGKKVSREWQRLGRYTAGVMRKEVALYLQKTKELEVKQDEVVKENLELKEMCLLLDEDKGAGSRCSIDSQSSLLHLSATSGLRDVGDGSSTSSTGSTDSPDHHKQLAGGSPEHLQKPRAASGGSPEHLQKHRGGSPEHPKQSLSTGSPELLPKHMGGSPEHLQKHLSSSPEHPKHMTIGTPTPEHLQQQQQHRGGSPERLKQHYGGSPEHLKHLGGGGSREGTLRRPSAAAAAAAAAADELSPHHRSVYNGMNEPALTYVKQLETRVKQLEEENRMLPQAPFRQMSGAEGTLSSPSHQAGKCGYSSQPQKPEAVVHAIKVMGVHENMDKEEDFENDLSETEKAIVREMCNVSKLCHSIQLLLCLPPNSHLVDP